TGTGGAGCCACGTTGATCGCCAGGTCCCCCGCGCCGACGTCTTTGCGGACGACGGTGCCGGCGCCCGTATAGGCTCCGTCGGCAATTCTAACCGGGGCGACGAAGACGTTGTGCGACCCGGTGCGCACGTGCGAACCGACGCTCGTGCGGTGCTTGTTCACGCCGTCGTAGTTGGCGGTGATGGTGCCCGCGCCGATGTTCGAGCCCACGCCGACCTCGGTGTCGCCGATGTAGCTGAGGTGGGGCACCTTGCTGCCGACGCCGATTCGGGTGTTCTTGGTCTCCACGAAGGTGCCGATCTTGCCGTCGGCGTCCAGGTAGGTGCCGGGGCGCAGGTATGCGAACGGGCCAACGGATGCCCCGGCGCCGATCACGGCGAGGGTGGCGTCGGTGCGCTTGACGGTGGCGTTCTCGCCGATCTCGCAGTCCACCAGGGTGGTGTCCGGGCCGATGGTGGCGCCGCGTTCGATCACCGTGGCACCCTTGATCTGGGTGCCGGGCAGGATTTCGACATCCTCAGCCAGCTTCGCCTTCAGGTCGATCCAGGTTGATGCCGGGTCGACAACGGTGACCCCGGCGCGTTGCCAGCCGCGCACGATCATCCGGTTCAGGCGCAGCGCCGCGTCGCCGAGCTGCACCCGGTCGTTGATGCCCTCGACCAGCCAGGCTTCGCTGACCGGCACCGCGGTGATCGGGTCGCCGTCGCCGCGGAGCAGGCCGACGACGTCGGTGAGGTACTTCTCGGCCTGGGCGTTGTCGGTGCCGATTCGCGGCAGCGTGCGGCGCAGCGCCGCGGTGGCGAAGACGTAGGTGCCGGAGTTGATCTCGGTGACGGAGAGTTCGTCGTCCGAGGCATCCTTCTGCTCGACGATGCGATCGAGCGCGCCGTCCGCGGTGCGGATCACGCGGCCGTACCCGGTGGCGTCGTCGAGGATCGCCGAGAGCAGGGTCGCGGATGCCGCGGCCTGCCGGTGTGCCTCGATCAGTCCGGCGACCGTGGCGGCGTCGAGGAGGGGCACGTCCCCGCTGACCACGACCACGTCACCCTCGAACTGGTCGGGCAGTGCGGTGAGGCCGAGTTCGACGGCCCGTCCGGTGCCGGGGACCTCGTCCTGGTCGACGATCACGGTTTCCGGGCTGAGCTCGGTGATGGTGGTGGCGACTGCCTCGCGCTCGTGCCGCACCACGGCGACGACGTGCGCCGGGTCGAGTTCGCGCACGGTGGCAAGCACGTGGCCCACCAGCGGAACACCGGCCAGCTCGTGCAGGATCTTCGGCTTGGCCGACTTCATGCGGGTGCCCTGGCCGGCAGCGAGGACAATGATGGCGAGGTTGGTGTCGGTCACTGGTTCTCCCTCATACGACAAGCTCCGCCCCCAGGACTCGAACCTGGACCTAACAGCTCCAAAGGCTGTCGTGCTGCCATTACACCAAGGCGGATCGCGCGGATTCGCGCGCGTCAAGTCTGCCAGATGCTGGTGTGTGCGCTTGTCCGCCGGCTGGTCGAGCTTGTCCCCCGTTGGTCTCCCGCTGGTCGAGCCTGTCTCCCGCTGGTCGAGCCTGTCTCCCGCTGGTCGAGCCTGTCGAGACCCGCACACAGTCTCGGGAAGCGCGACCAGCGGTTCGTCCAGACCGGCAAGCGACCGACTCGCCAAAGTATGCCTATGCTTCCGCGCGTGATGGGCGCATTTTGGCGAGTCGATCCCAAGCGGAGTGGTGCGAGGCATCCGCTCCCCCACCGACTCGCCAAGTAATGCCCATGCCTCCACGCGGGATAGGCGTTTTTCGGCGAGTCGATGCCGGCAGCGTTCCCCGTCAGGGAGTCTCGCGCCCAAACGGCAGTCTCGCGGATGCTCGTTGGCGTCTCGGCGCACGATAATGGTGGGATGCCCGCTCACGATGAGGTCGACCGGATCGTCGACGCCTGGTTGCGCGAGCGCCCGGATCTCGACTTTTCCCCGCTCAGGGTGCTCAGCCGAGTCGCCCGGCTCTCGAAGCACCTGGACCGCGCGCGCCGTGCCGCGTTCGGCGAGTCCGGCCTGGACTCGTGGGAGTTCGACGTGCTCTCCGCGCTGCGGCGGGCGGGCAGCCCGTACCGGCTCAGCCCGAAGGCGCTGCTGCAGCAGACTCTGGTCTCCAGCGGCACCATGACGAACCGCATCGACCGCCTCGTCGAACGTGGGCTGGTTGAGCGTCGCACCGATCCGAACGATGGTCGTGGCATCCTCGTCGAAATGACTCCGCTCGGCCGTGACCTGGCCGACAAGGCGATCAGCACCCTGCTGGTCTCGGAGCGGGAGCTGCTCGACGGTCTCTCCCCCGCCGACCAGGAGCGTCTGGCCGGCCTGCTGCGCAAGCTCAGCCTCGACTTCGACGAGCCCGACGCGGAGTAGTCATGCTCGACCAGGCCACGCTCGACGCCCTCTGGGACTTCGACGATCCGGCCGGGTCGGAACGTCGGTTCGCGGATGCCGCGGCCTTCGCCGCAGCGGAGGATCGCGCCGAACTGCTCACCCAGCAGGCCCGTGCGCTCGGCCTGCAGAAACAGTTCGGCGAGGCCGACGCGCTGCTTGACACCGTCGAGGGCGTTTCGAGCGCTGCGCGCACCCGCGTGTTGCTCGAGCGTGGACGCATCCGGAACAGCGCAATGGAACCGGATGCCGCGGTTTCCCTGTTCCGTGCGGCGGTGGATGCGGCCTGCGCTGCGCACCTGACCTTCCTGGCGATCGACGGCTACCACATGCTCGCGATTGCGGATCCGGAGCGAGCCGAGCAGCGGACGCGCGCGGGCCTTGCTGATCTGCGGCATGCGACGGACGACCGCACCCGACGCTGGGCGGTGGCGCTGCACAACATCCTCGGCTGGCACCGGCATGACGCCGGTCGGTTCGAGGAAGCCCTCAGCGAGTTCCAGCTCGCCCTTGAGGCTGCCGAGCAATACGGCACGCACGATCAGGTGATCTTCGCGCGATGGGCTGTCGGGCGCTGCCTGCGATCGCTCGGCCGGACGGACGAGGCGATAGAAGTTCAGCGGCAGCTCCTCCGCGAGCGGCCGGATGATCCGGATGTCGCGGAGGAACTCTCGTTGCTCAAGGGATCGGAACCCGGGTAGGCACGGCTCCGAACTCCATCCCGCTGATTGAGCCGATCCCGCTAATCGAGAGCAGCCGCTGGTCGAGCTTGCCGAGACCTACCCGAACCGCCCGTTCACGTAGTCGTACGTGCGCGGGTCGATTGGGTCGCCGAACATCGCCTCAGTGTCACCGTGCTCGACGATCGCTCCCGGTGTGCCTTGCGCTGCGAGGAAGAACGCGCACTGCTGCGACACTCGTTGAGCCTGTTGCATGTTGTGCGTGACAATGACGATCGTCACCTCCTGCGCGAGCTCGAGCATGGTCTCTTCGATCACGCGGGTCGAGGTCGGGTCAAGCGCGGAACAGGGCTCATCCATCAACAGCACCCGCGGCTTGACCGCCAGCGAGCGGGCGATGCACAGGCGCTGCTGCTGACCGCCGGAAAGTCCGGCCCCCGGGGCGCGCAGCCGGTCCTTGACCTCTTTCCACAGCCCGGCCTTGGTGAGGCAGGATTCGACCAGCTCGTCCTTCTCGTCGCGCGATGCGCGCGTGCCGGTCAGCTTCAGCCCGGCGATCACATTGTCGTAGATCGACTGGGCCGGGAACGGGTTCGGCTTCTGGAACACCATCCCGATGTCCTTGCGCGCATCGACCAGCTTGCGGGTCGGATCGTAGATGTCGACACTGTCCAGCAGCACCTCGCCGGCCAGCGACGCCGACGGCACCAGCTCGTGCATGCGGTTCAGGATGCGCAGGAAGGTCGACTTGCCGCAGCCGGAGGGGCCGATCAGCGACGTGATCACGCCGGCCTCCATGGTCAGCGACACCCGGTCGAGCACCTGGTGGTCACCGAACCACGCGGAGATGTTACGACCTTCGAGGCTCGCCAGGGGTTCCGGTGTCATTTCACTAGGGGCGGATGCCTCGGCACGACGTCCTCCGCGGAACCAACCGCGTGCGCCGCGGTCCGTCTCGGAGTGAGGCGCCGTTGCGAGGCCGGAAGTGACGGGCGACGTGTAGATGGGCTGCGCCGACGCGTCCACCGTCGGCAGGGCGGTTGGAGTCATGGTCGGCGTCGGTTCGACCAGCGGAACCGGAGGAAGCACCTCGGTCACAGTGGTGGCGCCGGGGGCTGGCTCGTAACGCGGCTCGTTCTCATTCATGGGTTGAGTCCTTTACAGCAGATTCGGGAGAAGTCTGACCAGCTCGCCCGTGACCCACAGTCCGGCGAGCACGGTGAGGGGGACGAAGACGATCCAGGTGCGCCGCGGACCGACCGTGCGGAAGGCCCAGACTGCGGCGATCTCGACGACGAGAAGGAACTGCAGCGTGAACACGAGTGCCCAGACCCGTGAGATGTCACCGCTCAGTGCGTCGTCTGCTTCTGAGAGGGTCACGAAATTCGTCAGTCGGGCACCCGCGGGTTGTGCTTCGCTGGTGAGCCGCGCGTCGACGCGGGCGACTCCGGATGGTGCGAACGGCAATCCGCGGGCGGTGACAAGCGTCACCCGGCTTTCGCCTGGCTTGATCTGGGGCGGCGCAGGGTCACCGGCATACCGCAAACCGAGCACCTCAAAGGTGTGTTCGCCCTGGCCGGTGATGATCGTGAACTCGTCACCGGGAGCCAGTTCCTGGATCCGGGCGAACGGCGCACCGTACGCCGCGGCTCGTCCGTGGATGACGCTCACGCCGGCCTGCCCCGGCAACACGGTGTCGCGCCGATGGCCAGGTCCGGCCTGCGTGGTTTCGGAATCGGTTCCCTCGACCACGATCTCGGTGACGCCGAGCTGGGGGATCTCGATCCGCGCAACCGGAGCGCCGTCGGGCAGCAGCACATTGTGCACGTCGCCTTCGCTGACCGGCGCTACGCCTTCCTCGAGCTGCTCACGGAATTTGTCAGTGAGCTGCTGCTGCCACACCAGATGCCTCACCTGACCGACCAGGGCGATGTTCACGACAACCGTCAGCAGCAGGGCGGCGATCAGGACCAGGATGCCGCGGATCAAACGCCTCCGCGGCGATAGCACCACGGGCCGGCGTGTTGGCTTCGGCATCCGCCGGGGCGGTTGCGGTGGCCTCTCCCCCTTGGGAGGACGCGGCGGCTTCGGTGGCTGGGGAAAGGACGCGCGCGGCGGCCGGCCGAGGTTCG
The Diaminobutyricimonas sp. LJ205 genome window above contains:
- the glmU gene encoding bifunctional UDP-N-acetylglucosamine diphosphorylase/glucosamine-1-phosphate N-acetyltransferase GlmU, translated to MTDTNLAIIVLAAGQGTRMKSAKPKILHELAGVPLVGHVLATVRELDPAHVVAVVRHEREAVATTITELSPETVIVDQDEVPGTGRAVELGLTALPDQFEGDVVVVSGDVPLLDAATVAGLIEAHRQAAASATLLSAILDDATGYGRVIRTADGALDRIVEQKDASDDELSVTEINSGTYVFATAALRRTLPRIGTDNAQAEKYLTDVVGLLRGDGDPITAVPVSEAWLVEGINDRVQLGDAALRLNRMIVRGWQRAGVTVVDPASTWIDLKAKLAEDVEILPGTQIKGATVIERGATIGPDTTLVDCEIGENATVKRTDATLAVIGAGASVGPFAYLRPGTYLDADGKIGTFVETKNTRIGVGSKVPHLSYIGDTEVGVGSNIGAGTITANYDGVNKHRTSVGSHVRTGSHNVFVAPVRIADGAYTGAGTVVRKDVGAGDLAINVAPQRNMTGWVEANRAGTAAARAAAAARGDS
- a CDS encoding tetratricopeptide repeat protein, encoding MLDQATLDALWDFDDPAGSERRFADAAAFAAAEDRAELLTQQARALGLQKQFGEADALLDTVEGVSSAARTRVLLERGRIRNSAMEPDAAVSLFRAAVDAACAAHLTFLAIDGYHMLAIADPERAEQRTRAGLADLRHATDDRTRRWAVALHNILGWHRHDAGRFEEALSEFQLALEAAEQYGTHDQVIFARWAVGRCLRSLGRTDEAIEVQRQLLRERPDDPDVAEELSLLKGSEPG
- a CDS encoding MarR family winged helix-turn-helix transcriptional regulator codes for the protein MPAHDEVDRIVDAWLRERPDLDFSPLRVLSRVARLSKHLDRARRAAFGESGLDSWEFDVLSALRRAGSPYRLSPKALLQQTLVSSGTMTNRIDRLVERGLVERRTDPNDGRGILVEMTPLGRDLADKAISTLLVSERELLDGLSPADQERLAGLLRKLSLDFDEPDAE
- a CDS encoding phosphate ABC transporter ATP-binding protein yields the protein MTPEPLASLEGRNISAWFGDHQVLDRVSLTMEAGVITSLIGPSGCGKSTFLRILNRMHELVPSASLAGEVLLDSVDIYDPTRKLVDARKDIGMVFQKPNPFPAQSIYDNVIAGLKLTGTRASRDEKDELVESCLTKAGLWKEVKDRLRAPGAGLSGGQQQRLCIARSLAVKPRVLLMDEPCSALDPTSTRVIEETMLELAQEVTIVIVTHNMQQAQRVSQQCAFFLAAQGTPGAIVEHGDTEAMFGDPIDPRTYDYVNGRFG
- a CDS encoding sortase is translated as MIRGILVLIAALLLTVVVNIALVGQVRHLVWQQQLTDKFREQLEEGVAPVSEGDVHNVLLPDGAPVARIEIPQLGVTEIVVEGTDSETTQAGPGHRRDTVLPGQAGVSVIHGRAAAYGAPFARIQELAPGDEFTIITGQGEHTFEVLGLRYAGDPAPPQIKPGESRVTLVTARGLPFAPSGVARVDARLTSEAQPAGARLTNFVTLSEADDALSGDISRVWALVFTLQFLLVVEIAAVWAFRTVGPRRTWIVFVPLTVLAGLWVTGELVRLLPNLL